The Streptomyces sp. M92 nucleotide sequence TGCAGTAGCCGCTGACTCCGGCATCCTTGCGGACCTCCAGGTGCACCTGCACCGAGTCCTCCGCCAGCTCGAAGCCGATCAGCTCACCGCTGATCTTGTTCTGGCCGACGTAGTGGTAGCCGAACCAGCCGATGACGGCGAGCAGGACCGCGCCGAGGACGGCACCGACGATCTTGAGGGTGCGGTCGGCCCGTTCGTCCGAGGAGCGGCCGTAGCGGCTCTCGGGCGCTCGTGTGCTCGCCGTACTCATGATCGTCCTCTCGGCAGACGCCGGTCCTCCCGGGTCGCGGAATTATTCCGCCCCCGATTCGGTCACTATAGAAGCCTCCCACCCGCCTCCCGACCGCCGCCCCTTACGGACGCCCCTCCGGGGCGGCACCTATTGGATTGCGCCGCTGTATGAGGGCGCCGACTGACCGAGGATTGAGTCTTGACTGACCAGCTGCGACTGATGGCCGTCCACGCCCACCCCGACGACGAGTCGAGCAAGGGCGCGGCCACCATGGCGAAGTACGTGTCCGAGGGGGTGGACGTGCTGGTGGTGACCTGCACGGGCGGGGAACGCGGCTCCATCCTCAACCCCAAGCTCCAGGGCGACGCGTACATCGAGGAGCACATCCACGAGGTGCGCAAGAAGGAGATGGACGAGGCCCGGGAGATCCTGGGCGTGAGGCAGGAGTGGCTCGGCTTCGTCGATTCCGGCCTGCCCGAGGGCGACCCGCTGCCGCCGCTGCCGGACGGCTGCTTCGCCCTGGAGGACGTCGACAAGGCGGCCGGCGAGCTGGTGCGGAAGATCCGCTCCTTCCGTCCCCAGGTGATCACCACCTACGACGAGAACGGCGGCTACCCGCACCCCGACCACATCATGACCCACAAGATCACGATGGTGGCCTTCGAGGGCGCGGCCGACACCGAGAAGTACCCGGAGGCGGAGTACGGGGCGGCGTACCAGCCGGTGAAGGTCTACTACAACCAGGGCTTCAACCGCCCCCGTACCGAGGCGCTGCACAACGCTCTGCTGGAGCGCGGGCTGGAGTCGCCCTACGAGGACTGGCTCAAGCGGTGGTCGGAGTTCGAGCGCAAGGAGCGCACGCTCACCACGCACGTGCCCTGCGCCGACTTCTTCGAGATCCGCGACAAGGCGCTGATCGCGCACGCCACGCAGATCGACCCCGACGGGGGCTGGTTCCGGGTCCCGATGGAGATCCAGAAGGAGGTCTGGCCCACCGAGGAGTACGAGCTCGCGAAGTCCCTCGTGGAAACCTCCCTCCCCGAGGACGACCTCTTCGCGGGCGTCCGGGACAATGCCTGACATGAGTGCAAGCGCAAGCATGGCAATGACGCACCTCGTCACTCTCGCCGAGCTGGACGAGGACAAGGTCACGCCGGGTGTCCTCGGGTTCATCGTCTTCGCGGTGATGGCCCTGGCGGTGTGGGGGCTGATGCGCTCCATGAGCCGGCACATGGGGAAGGTCGACTTCAAGGAGTCGCCGGAGCCGGGCGCCGAGGCCGGGACCTCCGGCCGGGCGGAGCCGCAGAAGGGGTGACCCGGGGCCGGCCCGCGGTCACGGCGTCGCCGTGACCGCCACCCCCATCACCTCCCGGGCCTGCCGGTCCGGGACCATGCCCAGGCGCCAGGCCTGCCAGCCGGACTCCAGTTGGACGCCGCGTTCCAGGAGCAGCTGGTAGGCCTCGATGTAGTCGTCCAGCTTGGTGTCCCGGGCCGGATGGCGGGCGCGGGACAGCTGGGCCAGCTCCTCCTGCGCCACCGCCGTGCCGATCTCCACGCCCCCCGCAGCGGCGTACGGCAGCAGCGTGCAGCGCAGGAAGCGGGCCCAGTCGTCGCCCCGCCGGTCGCCGTACGCCGAGAAGAGCGCCGCCGCCTCGTCGCACAGGGCGAGTGCCTGCGGCGTACGGGCGTTGCCCGCGTCCACGACCGCCAGCTCCAGGCAGGTCCACGCCTCGCCGTGGCCGACGCCGATGCGCTGGAAGTCGGCGCGCGCGTCCACCAGGAGCTGCCGGGCGAAACCGGAGTTGCGCAGCGAGCCCGTCTGGGCGGCGCGCTGGTCACGGGTCACCCGCGCCGAGTGGTGCCGGGCGCAGGCCAGGCCGTACGCGTCCCGCATCCGCGAGAACATCGTGCGGGAGCGTTCCAGCGCACGCACCGACTGGTCCAGGGCGCCCGTCTCCTCCAGCGCCTGGCCCAGGTAGTAGAAGCTCCACGCCTTGCCGCGCGCGTCCTCGTTCTCGCGGTGCCGGGTCGCCGCCCGCCGCAGCTCCTCCACCGCCGCGGACACGTCACCGGCCACCAGCCGGGCCCGCGCCAGCTGGGTCAGTGCCCAGGCCTCGCCGCGGGCGTCCTGGGTGCGGCCGTACAGATCCAGGGCCGTACGCAGGTCCGTCTCGGCCCGCGGCACGTCCCCCATGCGCAGGTGCAGCTGGCCGAGCTGGAAGTGGGCCCACGCCTGGCCGTGCACCGACTCGCCCGCGCGGTGCAGCACCAGGGACTGGGTGAGCAGGTCCATGGCCTCCGCGAGCCGCGCCCGGTCCCGCTCCACCGCCGCCAGCGCGTGCAGCGTCCACGCCCGGTCCGTGGCCAGCCCGGGCGGGGCCTGGAGGTCCAGCGCCTCCCGCAGTTTCGCCGCCGCCTCGGTCAGGTTGCCCTGGTGGTGCAGCGTGATGCCCAGCGAGCACAGGGCACGGGCCGCCCCGGCGTCGTGGTGGGCCTCCATGTACAGGTCGACCACGGAACTGAGGGTCGTCCGCGCCGTGTCCAGCTCGCCCAGCTGCCGCGCCGCGATACCGGTACGCCATTGCACCGAACGCACCAGCAGCCCCTGGTCCACGGACTGCGCCAGCTCGCTGATCTCACCGAGCCGGTACAGGTCGCCGCGCAGCAGGCAGTAGTCGCACAGCGCGCCCAGCAGGTTCAGCACCGCGCCCTGGTCGACGCCCTCCGCGTGCCGCAGCGCGGCCGTGATAAAGCTCGACTCGTCGTCCAGCCAGCGCAGCGCCTCGTCCAGGGACGTGAAGCCGTACTGCCCGAACCGGTCCGAGCGGGTCGACATGTTGCCGTCGACCATGCGCAGCACCGAGTCGGCCAGCTCGGCGTAGTTAGCGATCAGCCGTTCCTGCGCGGCGGCCCGCTCGCCGGGCTCCTCCTCGTCGGCGAGCCGGGCCAGGGCGAAGGCCCGCACGACGTCGTGCAGCCGGTAGCGGTTGCCCCGGACGTGGTCCAGCAGGCCCGCCCGCGACAGTTCCGCGAGCTGCCGGGCCGCCTCCGTCTCGTCCGTGGCCAGCAGCGCGGCGGCGGCCGGGGCACCCAGCGAGGTCCGCCCGGCCAGCGCCAGCCGGCGCAGCAGCCGCCGGGCGGGCTCCGGCTGGTCGGTGTAGCGCAGCCACAGGGCCCGTTCCGCCGGTTCCACCGGCCCGTACGCGCCCAGGTCGGTCGCCAGGGCGCGCGGCGAACGCGGGCCCAGCGACGACCCCGCGACACGCAGCGCCAGCGGCAGCCCGCCGCACAGCTCCCGGACGCGGTCGCTGGAGTCGGCGTCGTAGGGCCCCGAGCCGTCCTGCGCGCAGGCGGACAGCAGCTCCTCCGCGCCGGCCGCGTCCAGCGCCCCGACGGGCAGGTCGTACACCCGCGCCGGCAGGTCGGGCGGCAGCCGGAGCGGCTCCCGCGCGGTGACCAGCACCAGGCTGTCCGACCGCTCCGGCACCAGGGTGCGCACCTGCTCGGGGTCCGAGGCGTCGTTCAGCACGATGGTGACCGGTACGTCCGTCAGGTGCTGGTGGTACAGCTCGCTGAGCCGCTTGACCTGCTGGGCCGCCGAGGAACGCTCCCGGAACAGCAGCTGCTCGCGGGGCGCCCCGAGCCGGTTCAGCAGGTGCAGCAGGGCGTCCCGGGTGCTCAGCGGGGACTCGCCGCCCGAGACCGGGCCGTCCCCGCGCAGGTCGACCACACAGGCCCCGCGGAAGTAGTCCCGCAGCTCGTGGGCGGCGCGTACGGCGAGCGTCGTGCGGCCGCTGTCCGGCGTCCCGTGCAGCACCACCACCGTCGGCTGCGTCTGCGCGCTCGCGCGGGCCGCCTGCACCCACTGCCGCAGCCGGGCCATCTCCTGCCGCCGGCCCGCGAAGGTGGGCTCCGGTTCCGGCAGCTGCGCGAACGACTGCTCCAGCGCGCTGCGTCCACGGGCCGCCGCGCTCTTGTCGGCGCCCCGCAGCCTGGGCCCGGCCTTCTTGGGGCCGGTCGACGCGGCGAGCATCCGCTGCTGGTCCAGGAACGGCCGGATGCCCCGTACCTCCAGCGCCGTCAGCCACTGCAACCGCAGCTGCTCGGGCCCGCCGGGCTGGCTGACGGCACCGGCGCGGTGGTGGGCGGCCGGCACGTGGGACCCGACGACCTTCACCACCGTCGCCGCGGCACCGACGACCCCGACGGTCACGCCCGCGCCCACCGCGGTGCCCGCACCGGTGCCCAGGGCCATGTCGGCCACCGCCGCGGCGACCGCCGCCACGGCGGCCACCAGCAGGGGAGTGCCGGCGCCCTCCCGGGCGTACCGCTGCCGGAAGGTGAGCTGGCCGGCCGCCGCCTCGTCCAGTGCGCGGGTGTAGGCCTCGTACTCCTCGGCGGCCGTGCCCGCCATCGCGTCCAGGGCGGCTCGGGCCCGGGACAGCAGCACCTTGCCGTCCGTGCGCCCGCCCGAGCGCCGTACCTCCTCCTCCACGGCCCGCCCCAGTAGCCGCTCGGCCTCCGACCGATGACTGTCCCGCATGTCGCGCCCCCTCCGGCGGCATCGGTGTCACCCGGGTGCCCCCGGACCACTGGGGAGCTCTCCCGGCCCATCCCGGGTCCTTCCCCGGTTGTGCGCCGGTCAAGTGTCCTGCGCGGGGGAGGCCGCGGGGAGACCCCGCGTCGTCCCGATTGTTCGGGCGTCCCGGTGTCCCGTTGTCCCGTGTTGTTCCGCACCCCTTGACCCGGGTGACCGCAGCCACTAATTTGCGAAGGAAGCAGACCCATATTCATCGAAAGGAGGCGACGGGCAGATGTACATCAACTCTGATCTCGGTCGCCTCGCCCGCCGTACGGTCTGGGTTTCCGGTCGGGTCGCGCACGGCTGCTGAGTAGCCGTTCCGCTGTGCCTCCGCGTGGCACATTTCGGGTTTTCCCCTTCTTCACTTCACGGCATGCCCCCGTCGCGTGCCGGTGTGCGCCCGCGCCCTGACGCGGCGCGTTCCGAACACAGAAAGCTGCCTGAATTGGCGAACATGATGAATCGACCTGCCCGAAACCGAAATGAAGGCCTGGCATGGTAGCGGCACGCATCACCGTCAACGGGAAAGAAGAACCGATCGCTCCCGTCGCGCCCCACACCACGGTGCTGGACTTCCTGCGCGAGCGCGGTCTCACCGGCACCAAGGAGGGCTGCGCCGAGGGCGAGTGCGGTGCCTGTTCCGTCCTGGTGGCCCGCCCCGGCGTGAACAAGCCCACCGACTGGGTCGCGGTCAACGCCTGCCTGGTCCCGGTCGCGGCGCTCGACGGCCAGGAGGTCGTCACCTCCGAGGGCCTGGCCACCGCCGGCGAGCCGGGTGCGCCGGCCGCCCTGCACCCGGTGCAGGAGGAGATGGCGGTCCGCGGTGGCTCCCAGTGCGGCTACTGCACACCGGGGTTCGTGTGCAGCATGGCCGCCGAGTACTACCGGCCCGGCCGCTGCGAGCACACGGGCGCCGCCGAGGAGACGGCCGACGCCGAGCACGGCCCCAACGGTTTCGACCTGCACGCGCTCAGCGGCAACCTGTGCCGCTGCACCGGCTACCGTCCGATCCGCGACGCCGCCTTCGCCGTCGGCGCGCCCACCGACGAGGACCCGCTGGCCCAGCGCCGCGAGCAGGCCCCGCCGGCAGCCGTGGCCACCGAGTACACCCAGGACGACACCGCGTTCCTGCGCCGGGACACCCTGGCCGAGACCCTGCGGCTGCTGCGTGAGCGGCCCGACGCGGTGGTGGTCGCCGGCAGCACCGACTGGGGCGTGGAGGTCAACATCCGCTCCCGCCGCGCGGACTGCGTGGTCGCCGTCGACCGGCTGCCCGAACTGCGGGAACTGCGGGTCGAGGACGACCGCGTCGAGATCGGCGCGGCCCTCACGCTCACCGAGATCGAACGCCGCCTCGACGGCACCGTACCGCTGCTGGCGGAGCTGTTCCCGCAGTTCGCGTCCCGGCTGATCCGCAACGGCGCCACCCTGGGCGGCAACCTCGGTACCGGCTCGCCCATCGGTGACAGCCCGCCGGTGCTGCTCGCGCTGGAGGCGTCGCTGGTCCTCGCCGACGCCGACGGTGAGCGCGAGGTCCCGCTGGCCGAGTACTTCACCGGCTACCGGCAGAGCGTGCGCCGTCCCGGTGAGCTGATCCGCGCGGTGCGCCTCCCGCTGCCGCTGTCGCCGGTCACCGCCTTCCACAAGATCGCCAAGCGGCGCTTCGACGACATCTCCAGCGTCGCCGTCGCCTTCGCCCTCGACGTCGAGGACGGCGTCGTCCGCAAGGCCCGGATCGGCCTGGGCGGCGTGGCAGCCACCCCGGTCCGCGCGCTCGCCACCGAGGCGGCCCTGGAGGGCAGGCCGTGGACGGCGGAGACCGCCGAGGCCGCGGCCCGGGTGCTGCGGGGAGAGGGCACCCCGATGGACGACCATCGCGCCAGCTCCCTCTACCGTTCCGCGATGCTCGGCCAGAGCCTGCTGAAGCTGTACGCCCAGACCACCGAGGCGGTGCCGTCATGAGCCACCTGTCCGAGCGTCCCGAGAAGCCGGCCGTCGGCGTCTCGCTGCCCCACGAGAGCGCCTACCAGCACGTCACGGGCACCGCGCTCTACACCGACGACCTCGTCCAGCGCACCAAGGACGTGCTGCACGCCTATCCGGTCCAGGTGATGAAGGCCCGCGGCCGGGTCACCGCGCTGCGCACCGCCCCCGCGCTCGCCGTGCCCGGCGTGGTCCGCGTCCTGACCGGCGCCGACGTGCCCGGTCTCAACGACGCCGGGATGAAGCACGACGAGCCGCTCTTCCCCGACGAGGTCATGTTCCACGGCCACGCCGTCGCCTGGGTGCTCGGCGAGACCCTGGAGGCGGCCCGGCTCGGTGCGGCGGCCGTCGAGGTGGAGCTCGACGAACTGCCCTCCGTGATCACGCTGCAGGACGCGATCGCGGCGGACAGCTACCACGGTGCCCGTCCCCTCATGACGCACGGCGACACCGACGCCGGCTTCGCCGACTCCGCGCACGTGTTCACCGGCGAGTTCCAGTTCTCCGGCCAGGAGCACTTCTACCTGGAGACGCACGCGGCGCTGGCCCAGGTCGACGAGAACGGGCAGCTGTTCATCCAGTCCAGCACCCAGCACCCGTCGGAGACCCAGGAGATCGTCGCGCACGTGCTCGGCGTGCCCTCCCACGAGGTGACCGTGCAGTGCCTGCGGATGGGCGGCGGCTTCGGCGGCAAGGAGATGCAGCCGCACGGCTTCGCGGCCGTCGCCGCGCTCGGTGCCAGGCTGACCGGCCGCCCGGTCCGGTTCCGGCTCAACCGGACCCAGGACCTGACCATGTCCGGCAAGCGGCACGGGTTCCACGCCACATGGAAGATCGGCTTCGACGCCGAGGGCCGCATCCAGGCCCTGGACGCCACGCTGACCGCGGACGGCGGCTGGAGCCTGGACCTGTCCGAGCCGGTGCTGGCCCGGGCGCTGTGCCACATCGACAACACGTACTGGATCCCCAACGCGCGCGTCGCCGGCCGCATCGCCAAGACCAACACGGTCTCCAACACCGCCTTCCGCGGCTTCGGCGGACCGCAGGGCATGCTGGTGATCGAGGACATCCTCGGCCGCTGCGCGCCGCGGCTCGGCCTGGACCCCATGGAGCTGCGCGAGCGCAACTTCTACCGCCCGGGTCAGGGCCAGACCACGCCGTACGGGCAGCCGGTCACCCAGCCCGAGCGGATCTCCACCGTCTGGCAGCAGGTCCGGGACAACGGCGGCATCGCCGACCGCAAGCGCGAGATCGCCGCCTTCAACGCCGCGCACCCGCACACCAAGCGGGCCCTGGCGGTCACCGGCGTGAAGTTCGGCATCTCGTTCAACCTCACCGCCTTCAACCAGGGCGGCGCACTGGTCCTGATCTACAAGGACGGCTCCGTCCTGATCAACCACGGCGGCACCGAGATGGGCCAGGGCCTGCACACCAAGATGCTCCAGGTGGCCGCGACCACCCTGGGCATCCCCCTGCACAAGGTGCGCCTCGCCCCGACCCGCACCGACAAGGTGCCCAACACCTCGGCCACCGCGGCCAGTTCCGGCGCGGACCTGAACGGCGGAGCGATCAAGAACGCCTGCGAGCAGCTGCGCGAGCGGCTCCTCCAGGTGGCCGCCTCGCAGCTCGGCGCCAACGCCTCCGACGTGCGCATCGTCGAGGGCGTCGCCCGCGCCCTGGGCAGCGACAAGGAGCTGGCCTGGGACGACCTGGTGCACACCGCGTACTTCCAGCGGGTCCAGCTCTCGGCGGCCGGCTACTACCGGACCGAGGGGCTGCACTGGGACGCGAAGAGCTTCCAGGGCTCCCCGTTCAAGTACTTCGCGATCGGCGCCGCGGCGACCGAGGTGGAGGTGGACGGCTTCACCGGCGCGTACCGCATCCGGCGGGTCGACATCGTCCACGACGTCGGCGACAGCCTCTCCCCGATGATCGACATCGGTCAGGTCGAGGGCGGCTTCGTGCAGGGCGCGGGCTGGCTGACCCTGGAGGACCTGCGCTGGGACACCGGCGACGGCCCCCACCGCGGCCGGCTGCTCACCCAGGCCGCCAGCACCTACAAGCTGCCGAGCTTCTCGGAGATGCCCGAGGAGTTCAACGTCCACCTGCTGGAGAACGCCACCGAGGAGGGCGCGGTCTACGGCTCCAAGGCGGTCGGCGAGCCCCCGCTGATGCTGGCGTTCTCGGTGCGGGAGGCGCTGCGGCAGGCCGCCGCCGCGTTCGGGCCGAGCGGGGTGAGCGTGGAGCTGGCCTCGCCCGCGACGCCGGAGGCGGTGTACTGGGCGATCGAGGCGGCCCGGCAGGCCGGCACGGCCGGTGACGACGGGACCCGGAGCGCGGCCGCCGGCGCCGGCGGTGTCCGCACCGGCGCGGAAGCGCTGAGCGGTGCCTGACATGACGTGGATCGCCGCGGTCGCGCGGTTGCGGGCACGCCGGGAACCCGGCGTGCTGGTGACCGTCGCGACCGTGCGCGGCCACGCCCCGCGCGACGCCGGTGCGAAACTCGTCGTGGGGCGGACCGGGGCGTGGGGCTCGATCGGCGGCGGCAACGTCGAGGCCGTCGCGATCGACCGGGCCCGGGAGATGATCGACGCGTCCGATCCGAAGCCCGAGCTGATGGACTTCGCGCTGAACGACAAGGTGACCAACCAGCACGGCGTGCAGTGCTGCGGCGGCACGGTGTCGGTGCTGCTGGAACCGCTGCCGGTGGTCCGGGCGGTGGCCGTCTTCGGGGTCGGGCACGTCGGGCTGGAACTGGCCCGCATCCTGGCCCGCCAGGACCTCGACCTCCACCTGGTCGACAGCCGCGCCGACCTCCTGGCCGAGGAACGGCTCGGCGTGCTGGCGGACGCGGTGGCGCAGGTGCACGTGCACCACACGCCGCTGCTGCCGGAGGAGGTGCTGGCCGAGCTGCCGCCCGGCACCCACGTCCTGATCATGACCCACGACCACGCCGAGGACGCCGCCCTGTGCGACGCCGCCCTGCGCACCGGCCACCTCGGTTCCATCGGGCTGATCGGGTCGGCGGCGAAGTGGACGCGGTTCCGCAAGCGCCTGTCCACCGAGGGCGGTCACGACGACGCCGCCATCGACCGGATCAAGACCCCGATCGGGCTGTCCGACATCAACGGCAAGGAGCCCGCGACCATCGCCGTGAGCGTCGCGGCCGACCTGCTGCGCACCTTCGAGTCGACGGGGGACTGACCCCCCCCGGCCGGTCTTCAGGGGGTGCCCCGCCCGCGTGCACCGTGCGGGCGGGGCACCCCTTCGGCGTCCTCGGGGGCCGGCGCCGCAAGCATGAATAGCCTTTGTGTGAACCTACGAAGCGCTGACGGCAGCCCGCTCGTTGTTCGTGCCTTCGGTCCCTGGCCGGTATTGGCCCGCAGCCTGTGTACTCCCCGTACGGGTTGCAGCCGCAGGTCCACCACACACCAGCCGAGGAGCCGCCATGACCACCCACATCGCCGAGACCGGCATCCGCGAGGACGAGCGCGCCTGGATGAACCAGGCGATCGAGCTGGCCACCACCAGCGTCGCGAACGGCGGCGGCCCCTTCGGCGCGCTCATCGCCAAGGACGGCGACATCGTGGCGCTC carries:
- a CDS encoding DUF4307 domain-containing protein, producing MSTASTRAPESRYGRSSDERADRTLKIVGAVLGAVLLAVIGWFGYHYVGQNKISGELIGFELAEDSVQVHLEVRKDAGVSGYCTVRSQAEDGGEVGRADFRFDGDGTRIDKVVTLRTKAAGTTAELLGCHAD
- the mca gene encoding mycothiol conjugate amidase Mca, which produces MAVHAHPDDESSKGAATMAKYVSEGVDVLVVTCTGGERGSILNPKLQGDAYIEEHIHEVRKKEMDEAREILGVRQEWLGFVDSGLPEGDPLPPLPDGCFALEDVDKAAGELVRKIRSFRPQVITTYDENGGYPHPDHIMTHKITMVAFEGAADTEKYPEAEYGAAYQPVKVYYNQGFNRPRTEALHNALLERGLESPYEDWLKRWSEFERKERTLTTHVPCADFFEIRDKALIAHATQIDPDGGWFRVPMEIQKEVWPTEEYELAKSLVETSLPEDDLFAGVRDNA
- a CDS encoding tetratricopeptide repeat protein, which produces MRDSHRSEAERLLGRAVEEEVRRSGGRTDGKVLLSRARAALDAMAGTAAEEYEAYTRALDEAAAGQLTFRQRYAREGAGTPLLVAAVAAVAAAVADMALGTGAGTAVGAGVTVGVVGAAATVVKVVGSHVPAAHHRAGAVSQPGGPEQLRLQWLTALEVRGIRPFLDQQRMLAASTGPKKAGPRLRGADKSAAARGRSALEQSFAQLPEPEPTFAGRRQEMARLRQWVQAARASAQTQPTVVVLHGTPDSGRTTLAVRAAHELRDYFRGACVVDLRGDGPVSGGESPLSTRDALLHLLNRLGAPREQLLFRERSSAAQQVKRLSELYHQHLTDVPVTIVLNDASDPEQVRTLVPERSDSLVLVTAREPLRLPPDLPARVYDLPVGALDAAGAEELLSACAQDGSGPYDADSSDRVRELCGGLPLALRVAGSSLGPRSPRALATDLGAYGPVEPAERALWLRYTDQPEPARRLLRRLALAGRTSLGAPAAAALLATDETEAARQLAELSRAGLLDHVRGNRYRLHDVVRAFALARLADEEEPGERAAAQERLIANYAELADSVLRMVDGNMSTRSDRFGQYGFTSLDEALRWLDDESSFITAALRHAEGVDQGAVLNLLGALCDYCLLRGDLYRLGEISELAQSVDQGLLVRSVQWRTGIAARQLGELDTARTTLSSVVDLYMEAHHDAGAARALCSLGITLHHQGNLTEAAAKLREALDLQAPPGLATDRAWTLHALAAVERDRARLAEAMDLLTQSLVLHRAGESVHGQAWAHFQLGQLHLRMGDVPRAETDLRTALDLYGRTQDARGEAWALTQLARARLVAGDVSAAVEELRRAATRHRENEDARGKAWSFYYLGQALEETGALDQSVRALERSRTMFSRMRDAYGLACARHHSARVTRDQRAAQTGSLRNSGFARQLLVDARADFQRIGVGHGEAWTCLELAVVDAGNARTPQALALCDEAAALFSAYGDRRGDDWARFLRCTLLPYAAAGGVEIGTAVAQEELAQLSRARHPARDTKLDDYIEAYQLLLERGVQLESGWQAWRLGMVPDRQAREVMGVAVTATP
- a CDS encoding xanthine dehydrogenase small subunit, which gives rise to MVAARITVNGKEEPIAPVAPHTTVLDFLRERGLTGTKEGCAEGECGACSVLVARPGVNKPTDWVAVNACLVPVAALDGQEVVTSEGLATAGEPGAPAALHPVQEEMAVRGGSQCGYCTPGFVCSMAAEYYRPGRCEHTGAAEETADAEHGPNGFDLHALSGNLCRCTGYRPIRDAAFAVGAPTDEDPLAQRREQAPPAAVATEYTQDDTAFLRRDTLAETLRLLRERPDAVVVAGSTDWGVEVNIRSRRADCVVAVDRLPELRELRVEDDRVEIGAALTLTEIERRLDGTVPLLAELFPQFASRLIRNGATLGGNLGTGSPIGDSPPVLLALEASLVLADADGEREVPLAEYFTGYRQSVRRPGELIRAVRLPLPLSPVTAFHKIAKRRFDDISSVAVAFALDVEDGVVRKARIGLGGVAATPVRALATEAALEGRPWTAETAEAAARVLRGEGTPMDDHRASSLYRSAMLGQSLLKLYAQTTEAVPS
- the xdhB gene encoding xanthine dehydrogenase molybdopterin binding subunit, coding for MSHLSERPEKPAVGVSLPHESAYQHVTGTALYTDDLVQRTKDVLHAYPVQVMKARGRVTALRTAPALAVPGVVRVLTGADVPGLNDAGMKHDEPLFPDEVMFHGHAVAWVLGETLEAARLGAAAVEVELDELPSVITLQDAIAADSYHGARPLMTHGDTDAGFADSAHVFTGEFQFSGQEHFYLETHAALAQVDENGQLFIQSSTQHPSETQEIVAHVLGVPSHEVTVQCLRMGGGFGGKEMQPHGFAAVAALGARLTGRPVRFRLNRTQDLTMSGKRHGFHATWKIGFDAEGRIQALDATLTADGGWSLDLSEPVLARALCHIDNTYWIPNARVAGRIAKTNTVSNTAFRGFGGPQGMLVIEDILGRCAPRLGLDPMELRERNFYRPGQGQTTPYGQPVTQPERISTVWQQVRDNGGIADRKREIAAFNAAHPHTKRALAVTGVKFGISFNLTAFNQGGALVLIYKDGSVLINHGGTEMGQGLHTKMLQVAATTLGIPLHKVRLAPTRTDKVPNTSATAASSGADLNGGAIKNACEQLRERLLQVAASQLGANASDVRIVEGVARALGSDKELAWDDLVHTAYFQRVQLSAAGYYRTEGLHWDAKSFQGSPFKYFAIGAAATEVEVDGFTGAYRIRRVDIVHDVGDSLSPMIDIGQVEGGFVQGAGWLTLEDLRWDTGDGPHRGRLLTQAASTYKLPSFSEMPEEFNVHLLENATEEGAVYGSKAVGEPPLMLAFSVREALRQAAAAFGPSGVSVELASPATPEAVYWAIEAARQAGTAGDDGTRSAAAGAGGVRTGAEALSGA
- the xdhC gene encoding xanthine dehydrogenase accessory protein XdhC translates to MTWIAAVARLRARREPGVLVTVATVRGHAPRDAGAKLVVGRTGAWGSIGGGNVEAVAIDRAREMIDASDPKPELMDFALNDKVTNQHGVQCCGGTVSVLLEPLPVVRAVAVFGVGHVGLELARILARQDLDLHLVDSRADLLAEERLGVLADAVAQVHVHHTPLLPEEVLAELPPGTHVLIMTHDHAEDAALCDAALRTGHLGSIGLIGSAAKWTRFRKRLSTEGGHDDAAIDRIKTPIGLSDINGKEPATIAVSVAADLLRTFESTGD